The genomic DNA GTGGCATTAGTAAAGAAGAGCAGGAGAGAATGGGTAGAGAGATGGGTGAACAGAACATGACTGATTTGCAGAATCCTCACTTCCGGTATACGACATAATAACAGAGGTCGGTTCAGCACGACTGAATAGATGAGTAGGAGTATCACATAGAGCATCAAAATCAGGAGCTGAAGAATTGGCATACGCCGAGAGTAGATTTTTGTCTCATGCTACATGACTTCGTGGCTCATTCATGCACGCAATATCATAACCATGCCGAGCAGCATTACATTTTATCGAAAACTGCCGTCCCAGTCAGTCCCTTCTTTGGGTTTCCGTGGTATCTTGCATCATCCTTATCCGTCAGCTCAGCATCGCTGAAGTCAGAGCCTTGCAGAAAAGAGCTCTTGTCCCCAGTCATACTGTGCATCATGTCAAAGCTACTTGCAGTCGAGCTCGCACTCGGGCTCGTTGATCTGCCTTCGCGCGCCTGAGGGAGAGATTCGTTAAAAGTGCCAGCAGGCAGGCCGGCCTCTTTGGACACTTCACCAATCCACAGTTGGCCACCATCTCGAGCTTTCGTCCTCGCAACTTCTCGCTCTTCGAAAGCGAAGCGTTGTTGACCAAGACCTAGATTGCGGCGATGCCATTCGCCGATGAACATCCCATCAGGATCAGCCTCGTTGCGAACTTTTGTCCACTGCTTGAGTCCATCGCCGAGCATGAGACTAATCTCGTCTGCGGAGGTGAAAGTGAAATTCTTGGCGTAATGTGGTTTGCCGCCCATTTCGCGCATCAACCATTCGAAGGCTTCGTAGTACCTGTCTCTGCAGGGCGGGTCTTGCAGATAGGCACGATAGAGGGTGGCGTTGAGGTAGAGAGTAGGACCATCTTCGGCCGTGTTGTCTAGGAAGGGTCGGACGCGATCGCCGTCTTTCGTTGTGTCGCTGACTCGGACTTCAATAGGGCAGTGGACATATAAACCCTTGTTGGAGAAAGGTATCTCGTGATTGCGTTTCGGCTCCCCGTTGAGCCAAGCTGACAACCGGCTGATGGCTTCGGGGCCATCACGAAGTGGCAATGCCCATTCGTTCACAAACTGGCTGTACAAACAATTCATGAGCAGTCCAGTTTGGAGAGGCTCAACAGCAGAGGTCGTTGTGCCAGGGCTGAAACCGTACTGCATGCCAAAGACAAACCACTCCACCCAAGGGAGAATGGATGGCACATAATTCGACAACCACAGAAGGTTGTGATAGGTGTGGAAACCCACAGAGCCACCATACCAGCTTCCAGTTGCCGCACGCAGTGGTTTGTCCGTCTTTTCTGCGGACCACACGATTGCCCGCTTCATATATGGCATCCACCAGACGCGAGTGAACTCCTTCTGAGTCCAGAGAGTGTTATCCCAAGTGTTCAAAATTTCGTCCAGCGGCCGTAGCGTCTGAGTCCACTCGATATTGCAAGCATCGGTCATTTGGAACTCCACCTCGACGATGATACCCAATGCGCCCAGCGAGACCAGCGCAGCGCGGAACAGGTCGGAGTTCTCGTCCTTTGAGCACTTCACCGCTTGCCCGCTTGCGAGCACGATGCGCAAGCTTCGAACAGAGTCGCTGAGCAAGCCATGCCacaagctgctgccatggGTCGCCGTAGCTATCGCACCAACAATACTTTGCTCATCGATGCTGCCGAGATTGGGCATGGTCAGCCCATGCCTGTTGGCCTCCTCATTGAGTTTGCGTAAGCGGATACCGCCTTCCACGAGTAGTGTCTTGTTTGCCTTGTCCACTTTGAGCACTCTCTGATACTCGTCCAAGTTGATCATCCAGCTACTCGTGCATGTCAGGTCGCTCGGAGAGTGCCCGCAACCCACAACAACAATTCTGCGACGGCATCTGCGCGCGAGATTCACCACCTTTTGCACCTCAGCGAGACTTCGGGGTCGGATGTAGAGTTCTGGACGCGACTGAAATGTTTTCGCCCAGGTGTGGTGGACGTGCCTGTCGGTGGCGCGGAAGGGGACATCGGGGTCCGTGTGCTGGGCCTCCAGCTGGATTTTCTCCATGATGAGCTGCAAGGCCGAAGGTGGGAGAGGGTGGAGTAGTGGTAACGCTGTCGGCGTCAGATTGAGCGCGCGGAAATGGGCGTGATCGGGTGTTTGCTGCAAGCTGCTGGTCACGAGCTCATGTGACGAAgtgcttcatcatcatccgcAGCTGTTGCCCTCTGCCAGATGTCTCATGGCGACGACGAGCGCGAAGGTGATGGAGAGTGGGAATTGTGTAGTTCAGCACGCTAGTTGTCTGCCCATGTTGAGCCTGGCTGTTGCTCGTTGTGCAACCTGGTCGCGCGCCAATCACATGCGAGCGCGCCCGCGCCCGAGCTCGTTGACGACATCCTCGGACCAGaggacttcttctccaagCTCACCCTGTACACCTGATCCATTCTCGCTACATCCCGACGAGGACATGGGCAAACGACTAACAACTTTCAATACAAGCTCAATCTCTCCAGCTATGCCCGTCCGCTGATGATAAAGAAGTTCTTCAGCTCAGCAGCCCCTCACTCGTTGGAGGCATATCGCGGACTTCCCTCCGGAGCTTGTCGCGCCAAACCCGAACTGATGCTAGACGCACTGTGCATCTAGGCACTGTAGAAATCAATGCCATCCTGAATAGCGTCATGGATCTTATCAACAACCTCCTGCCCTCTTACCAAGTCTGCAGACAAGTCTTCCTGAACAGCCGCCGAAAAAGTATCATGATCATCCAGCAGAACGACCAACGCTCCTAAGATAACCGGACTGAGACCAGCTTCGTCAAACAATGGCTTCTTGGCTTTCGTGACGTCTACACTGGCCGGTATGGAGACACCGACAGTATCAATCACTGTCTGAACAATTGCCGTGGACTCCTCCGCAGTAAAATCTGTCTGTCGAATGTTGGCATTGGCGAAGCCCTTGCGATTCGCGAGATGAATGGCTGTGAAGTCTCCAGCGAGCGGGATTGAGTTCAACGGCTCTCCGTTGTAGGCAGAAACATGCTTGCGGAGGGATTCCACACCGTTGTGTATGTTGATGACATCTTGTTGAATGGTTTGGGCCGTTACCAGCTCTAGGCGAGTGACGAGCGTTGCTGGTGATGCTATCGCTACGGTGGCCAGCATAAAGGGGAGCAGAGCACGGATCGGCATCATGGTCGCGGTTTGGCTGTCGTGAGGATGATCGATGATTTCAAGAACCTGGCTTGTTGCTACTCTTTATGCATTCTGTTCCGGCACGTGTGCTAAAAAGCATACGCCTACAGTAGCGCCGTCGATGAGATGTGAATATCTTGTGCCTCGGCTGACGATCACAACCTGATACGAACAGATCAAAGAAGCCAAGAAAGTTGCAAGCAAGCTCCCGCCAGAAAGCAGAACAGAAATCAAGGCCAATACTGCGCACTCTGCTCGGCGTATTGACTGCGCTTTGGGGCCCTGGGTCTCTGCCTTACGCAACATGACTGAAGCACCGTGTCTCGGAAAGCGAGGTAGGCGTGGAGCCCAGGTCGTGACGAGAGAGGACAAGGTGTAGATGTTTCTCAGTATCTGTTTTGCTGTCCACAGCGTGGCAGGTTCGCTGAATCTTCTCACATTGGTCTGTTCACATTGGGTTGTCTGGATTTATTTTATGCACTATCTTGCGTGCTCTTGATACCTGTCAATCCTATCGTACTGTCGAGTTCTCTGTCGATATTTAAATCACAAGCTCTTCGCAAACGCAACGATATCACGAATAGCCTTGTTGTGCACTTCCGGCAGCAGTTGTCGGAACACCAAAGAGGAAGCATGCACGATGCCCAAGTTGACCTGCGCATGGACTTCAACGCCTGCAGCGAGTAGCTTGCGGTAGTACGCCATTCCCTCGTCCCTCAACGGGTCAAGCTCGTCCATTGTCAAGATATGGGGTGGGAGACCTTTGCAGTCGTCGAGTGAGGCGTAGTATGGCCACGCGAGGGGGTTTTCTGCGTCGGCACCGCTGTA from Cercospora beticola chromosome 3, complete sequence includes the following:
- a CDS encoding uncharacterized protein (BUSCO:EOG092624X0~CAZy:AA7) — translated: MEKIQLEAQHTDPDVPFRATDRHVHHTWAKTFQSRPELYIRPRSLAEVQKVVNLARRCRRRIVVVGCGHSPSDLTCTSSWMINLDEYQRVLKVDKANKTLLVEGGIRLRKLNEEANRHGLTMPNLGSIDEQSIVGAIATATHGSSLWHGLLSDSVRSLRIVLASGQAVKCSKDENSDLFRAALVSLGALGIIVEVEFQMTDACNIEWTQTLRPLDEILNTWDNTLWTQKEFTRVWWMPYMKRAIVWSAEKTDKPLRAATGSWYGGSVGFHTYHNLLWLSNYVPSILPWVEWFVFGMQYGFSPGTTTSAVEPLQTGLLMNCLYSQFVNEWALPLRDGPEAISRLSAWLNGEPKRNHEIPFSNKGLYVHCPIEVRVSDTTKDGDRVRPFLDNTAEDGPTLYLNATLYRAYLQDPPCRDRYYEAFEWLMREMGGKPHYAKNFTFTSADEISLMLGDGLKQWTKVRNEADPDGMFIGEWHRRNLGLGQQRFAFEEREVARTKARDGGQLWIGEVSKEAGLPAGTFNESLPQAREGRSTSPSASSTASSFDMMHSMTGDKSSFLQGSDFSDAELTDKDDARYHGNPKKGLTGTAVFDKM